The genomic interval TTTTCTATATCCTTATTTTCGGCAAAAGCTTTTAGTAGATCGGCTTCGTCTACAGAACCTACAAATCCTTTGGCATCTTCTACTGGAATCTGTGAGATTTTAAACTTACGCATACGTCTTATAGCGTGAGAAACTAACTCCTCTGTTTTTACCGTAATAAGTGGCTTGTCAATGTGCTCTTGGATAAGATCTATTGCTTTGTGTATCTCTTTTTCTAGAAAACCTTGCTCTTTCATCCAGTCGTCATTAAACATCTTACCAACGTAACGACTACCATGATCGTGAAACAAAACCACAACAACATCATCTGGACCAAATTTACCTTCTGCATTAAGCTGCAATAACCCTTTAATAGCAGACCCAGCCGAATTTCCAAGGAACATACCTTCTTCCTTTGCTAGTCTTCTGGTATATACCGCAGCATCTTTGTCTGTCACTTTTGTGAATCCATCTATGATAGAAAAATCTACGTTTTTAGGTAGGATGTCCTCCCCTATTCCTTCAGTGATGTAGGAGTAGATTTCATTGTCATCAAAAACGCCTGTTTCATGGTATTTTTTAAATACTGAACCGTAAGTATCCACTCCCCAAATTTTGACATTTGGGTTTTGTTCCTTTAAATATTTTCCAACACCACTTATAGTTCCTCCAGTACCCACACCTACTACAAAGTGAGTAACTTTACCATCTGTTTGTTCCCAGATTTCTGGACCTGTACTTTGGTAATGTGCTTTTGCATTACTAGGGTTATCATATTGATTAACGTACCAACTATTAGGCGTTTCCTTTGCTAGACGCGCAGAGGTAGAGTAATAAGACCTTGGGTCATCTGGATCAACATCTGTAGGACATACTATTACTTCACTTCCTACAGCTCGTAAAATGTCCATTTTTTCTTTAGACTGCTTATCTGAAATGACACACACCATTTTGTAGCCTTTGATAATTGCGGCAAGTGCAAGTCCCATACCTGTATTACCTGAAGTTCCTTCTATAATAGTTCCTCCCGGTTGCAAGCGACCATCTGCCTCGGCGTCTTCTATCATCTGCAGTGCCATTCGATCCTTTACAGAGTTACCCGGATTAAAAGTTTCATATTTTGCTAAGACAAGTGCTGGTACATCTTTTACCAGAGCATTCATCTTAACCATAGGTGTGTTTCCTATAGTTCCTAATATATTTTCGGCGTATTGCATAGTCTTCATTTTGAGGTTGCAAAGATACTTTTTACAAGGCAAACCGCGATGGCTAGGCGTTACTAAATTATGAGTAAGGTAAGTACGCTTTCGCGAAAGCATAACTAAAAAATTTAAATTTATAATTCTATACTAACTCTTATAGGCAAGCTTAATTGGACCTTTGAATGGCAGTTGAGCAATGATATATATTTCCTTATTTTTGAGGGAGAACAAAACTTATGGATACCCACTCACCATTTACCAAAGAAATGTTGCTTCCTCAAGAGGAGCGCCTTGAAGTTGACAAAAAAAGAGGAGAATTACTTATAGGTATCCCTAAAGAGACACACTTTCAAGAGAGACGCATTTGTCTTACCCCTGACGCAGTAGGAGCCTTAACGGCAAATGGTCACCGGGTTATCATAGAATCTAAAGCTGGCAAAGGAGCAAGATATACAGATAAAGATTACTCTGAAGCAGGTGCCGAAATTACAAATGATACCGAAAAAGTGTTTTCCTGCCCGATGATTCTTAAAGTGGAGCCGCCTTCTCTAGAGGAGATTGAGATGATTAACCCACAAACAGTACTCATCTCTGCCCTACAAATTAAAACGCAAAAGAAATCTTATTTTGAAAAGTTAGCTAGCAAGCGTATTACCGCACTCGCTTTTGAGTTTATTAGAGATGAAGATGGTACATATCCAGCAGTACGCACGCTATCTGAAATTGCAGGTACTGCTGCAATACAAATTGCTTCAGAGATAATGTCCAGCAAAGAAACTGGGACGGGTATGCTTTTCGGCAATATAAGTGGTGTACCACCCGCAGAAGTGGTAATTATAGGCGCAGGAACTGTGGGCGAATTTGCCGCTCGATCTGCCATAGGCCTCGGGGCAAATGTAAAGGTTTTTGATAACTCAATAACAAAATTACGTTGTATACAAACTAATGTAGGTAGACCATTATATACTTCTACTTTGCAGCCTAAAAATCTTGTCAAAGCTCTCAAACGTTGTGATGTGGTAATTGGCTGTGTGCGTGGTGCAAATAGAGCACCAGTAATCGTTACAGATCAAATGGTTCAAGGCATGAAAAATGGTGCTGTTGTTATAGATGTAAGTATTGACATGGGTGGTTGCTTTGAAACCTCAGACGTAACGACTCACGATAATCCAACATTTAAAAAGCACCGAGTAACACACTATTGTGTACCTAATATTCCTGCCCGGTTTGCTCGTACGGCATCCATTTCTTTGAGTAATATATTTACCCCGTATTTGCTAGATATTGCAGAGGAAGGTGGTATTGAAAATAAGCTACGCTTTGACCGCGGATTAAAAAATGGGTTGTACTTTTACCACGGTATTTTAACCAAAAAATCGGTAGCAGATTGGTTTGACCTTTCCTATCGTGACATCAACCTTTTGATTTTCTAAACTGGCATGCATCTTCTCAAACGTATCGCTTTTTACCTAGGCGGTTTTTCTATAGGTTTAATCTTATTAGCCTTCTTTTTTAGTGGTAAAAAAACCAGTTGTGCTTATTTTCCAGAAGCTCGTGTGCTCAAACAATTGCGAGCAAAACCTTATACTATGACACAAGATGTCACTTCTTCACTAACTACGCTACAACTAGATACCGTGACCATTAATCGCATGTTGAAGGTGGGTGATGTAGACTTTGGTGAGAGTGAGACCCGTCGTGAGCCTTGTGGCCATTATGTTATTTATGGGGACTCCCCAGAAGGTACCACTCTTAAAATGGAGTTAGAAAACTGCCTAGAAGAAGTGCAAATTATTTCTTTGAATACAGCAGATTAAACCTCCTTAAACAATACAATTCTTTTAAAATGAAAAAAAGTTTATTGATAGCAATAGCATGTCTACTACAGACCATTGTTTTTGGACAAGATTTAAGTTTTACGACTACAATAAACCCTCCTAACAGTGTAGGTGACTGTAATGGTACTGTATATGTTCAAGCGACTGGAGGTGTTTCACCTTATAGTTTTTCTATAGATGGTGCGAGCTACCAAGCCTCCGGCCAGTTCGATAGTCTCTGCCCTGGTTATTATGATGTATATGTAAGGGACTCGGAAAACAACCTAGCTACGGGGTCGATAACTATAGATTCCTTGGATCCTCTTGATGTTATTATAACCTCTATTCCTTCTGGAACTGAAGCTAGTGGAATAATTAATTTAGATGTTTTTGGAGGGATTTCTCCGTATATATATAGCATCTCACCTTACTTAAATCACTTTTTTGAGAATAGTATATTTTATGATCTATCAGCTGGAGTCTATGAAGTACTAATACAAGATAATGCTGGTTCTTCTATTTTAATATATGTTACTATCGGAAGTTTAGATATTGATAACACCCTAACCCAAGATGGAGATCGTTTTACCACCAATATTGAAGCGGACGCTTACCAATGGTACAATGTAGACACTCAAGAGGCTATTGATGGAGAGACGTCTAGAGAATTTAAGTCTAATGAGTTAGGATCTTTTAGGGTTGAAATGACCTTTAATAATGATAACTTTACTACTACAACAAACAATAGCGTTACTGTATCTTCTCCCACCTATTCTGTAACCTTTATCTTAAGTATTGGAGAGATTACAGCTAACCCCCTTAAAATTTATCCTAACCCTGCTGATGAATATCTCAACGTACCAGATTTATTTAGGAACAAAAAATTTGCCATATATTCTATTTTAGGAAAAAAAGTGCTGTCTGGACATTTGACTAACTCTAGAATAGCAATTGAAAAACTTAAAACTGGTCTGTATTTTCTAGAAGTTGAAGGGAGTTGCGCTATTAAGTTCATGAAGAGGTAATTATGATAAGTTATTAAATATCTTTGATCTCGTATGACTAATTAATGTGATAATTTATCTATAGCATTTTCCAAATTAAATTAAATTAAATTACACACCTAAAATTATAATAATCAACCAATTAATTAATATCTAAATTAAAATTAAATGAAAAAGCTTACACTAATTCTATCACTAACGATTTTAAGTTTCACCTCTTGTAGTACTGATGATGACACTACCAATGACCAAGATATGTTTGTTGGAACTTGGAACTTATCTATGGGACTCCTAAATGGTGAGGATAGAGATATCATAAACGACTGTAATAGCCGTAGTAATTTTACAATCAATGCAGACGGAACTTTTATTGAAACAGATTATTCAACTAGTGATGCAAATACTTGTGAACTAGATTTTGCAGATCCAGGTACTTGGGAGAACTTAGGAAACAATATCTATAGATTAAATTATGATGCAGATGCAGATGGAGACACCTATACAGAAGATGTCATCGTAAATGGAAATTCTTTTTCTGTATATTATGATGATCCTTACGTATATGTTTATACCAAAAGCTAAATTCTTTTTAAAGAAAGATTAAAAAACTGAGTCAAAAATCTGACTCAGTTTTTTACTTTTTGTTTTATTTAAAAAATAAATCAATGTCGATTTGTAAGAACATAAAAAATAAATTAATTGAAAATAAATAATTTTTTCTTGAATGAGTAAATTATATATCACACGTATTCTACTATGCATGCTAATCATAATTTCTTGTTCTAGGAACAACGATGATTTATCGGTTTCGAATGAGGATAATGAGTCTGATACATCTAGTGGTGGAGACTCCGGCACACCCGATGATGAAGAATCTGATACACCTATATCATCAGGTAATATAACATTATGGTCTACCAAAGAATATAATTCAAGTAATGAGTTGACCTCTTATCAAGACTATCTAATTGAAAATAATAGAATATCTACTCACTCGTCTTATAGAAGGCAAGATAATTTTCAATCAAAGTCGGGAGAAACTTTTTTTTCTTATGAAAGTAATAGGCTAATAAGTATGATGGAATTCTATTACGGAACTGAAACACATCAAATTCAGTATGATTTAATTTATGATAGTATTGGCGATTTACAACAATTAAATATTCAGAATGTAAATAATGAATTTGATCAAAAAATTACTTACGAACATACTGGAAATTCTACTCTTTATACAAGATATCGAAGTCAAGATAACGGGTTGACATTTACATTATATCCATTTGGACCTATAATAGAATTTACATTTGATGATAATGATAATTTAATTTTATCAAAACCTCCAGGTGAGATAGGAAGCGACGTGAATTATATACACGCTATTGAGTACGAATACGAAAATTTAAATTTAATGACTGTTTCAAAATATCCGAACACTCAATTGAACTTCACCTATTCAAGCATTGAAAATCCTATAGCGTCAATCTACATTAATACTTTTGGAAAGAAAGGGTTTCACCTAGCCTACTTACCTAACAGCACTTTGTTTGTATCTAATTTATCTCCAAATGTTCTTGATACCTTTAATAGTTCTAATACTTCTGGAAGATATTCGATTGAAATTGAATCAAGTTCAGACGATTTAACTAAGTTAATTATCAAGAATTTTGATTCAGATGGCTCAATTAATTCTACAGTTATTAATGAATTTGAATATGATTAGGATGAATCTATAAATTAAAAAGCATGAGAAATAAGGTTTACAAAAAGTTGGATATTAAGACTACTTCTCATTTGATTCGTTTAGCGATTGCTTTAGAAATTTTAGAATAAGAACCATAATTAATTAGTATTTAGAAATCAAGCGTTTGGGTCTCTCAAATTTTAGTGAACTTTTTAATTAATGCTGAGTGGTTAAATTTCTACTACAATAGGGTACTAAATAGCCTCTAACTTATTTTTAAACAAAGGTTATACTAGAATTTATTTCCCTTTCGCGAAAGCGTAAAATCTTTAATTACTGATTATACATATCTTCAATACACATTCTAAGATTTAGACTTAATCTGCTCATTTCTATCAAAAACTATTACCAGCCAAACCTATACTCTAGAGTTAAATATTCTTAAGTAGAGGTTAAATGTTTGCTATTGATTAATACTGAATTTTCAAGATTTTTTAAATTGTATAAGAATAATAAGTCAGTAAAAATGAAGAATATTATCAAAATCCTTATTGTAAGCTTCTTACTTATCTCTTGCAAATCTACTATGGTAGATTCAGGATTAATCGTTAAGACTAGTCCTTATGATATCGAAACAACGTATAGTAAACTAAAAGATATAATCACTAATAACCCGAACCTAACTCTTTTATTAGATTTAGATCACAGTAAAAATGCTGCTTCTGTGAATTTAAATCTTGACCCAACTAGAGTTTTAATGTTTGGAAATCCAAAATTAGGCACACCGCTTATGAAGGCTAATCAGACCATAGGTATTGATTTGCCGCAAAGGATACTCATTTATAAATCTCCGTCTTCAGGAACTATGATTTCTTACAATGACCCAATGTATCTTAAGAAAAGACATAATTTATCAAGTAATGACGAGGTTTTCAAAAAAATTAGCAAAGCGCTCGATGACATCACGAATAAAGTGATTACAGCGAAATAAATAATATTTCATTTATAAAAACAAAAACCCCTCTAAAAGCATTACGCTAGTAGAGGGATTTTTTTGCTTTCGCGAAAGCGAAATTTTACTTATTTCAAAGTACCGTATGTTTTTGCATACGATAACATTTGCTCTTCAAAAGACTGTGGCTGCTCTACTGTAAATCCAGTAATCTCACCACCTTCCATTGCAGGAACGATCATTGGGTTAACAAAACCGCTGTATGCTGCACTCTTAAATTGTTTGTTACGTTCTAATACTTCTGCATGCATCGTTTGATCTACTTTTACTCCGTAGTCTTCTACTAGTGCTTTTGCCGCTTCATAATCACCTTCTGATGTGATGCGCTGCGTCTCTCTTAGCAATTCGCCAAAAATCTCACGCAACTTCTTGTAATCTGTAATATTGTAATACGTCTTACCATCACGAGTAACTTTCTCTATTACATTTTCTTCTTGACCTCTTTCAAAAGCCCAAGCACTTACCCACTGGCGATTTACCATGTGTGCCTCTTCTACATCATCCCCTAATTCTAAGCGAATAAGTTGAGTCACTAATCCATTACGGATGTATCCATCATAGGCTGCTTTACCAGTTTTTTCCCAATCCTCTACAAGACCTATTTCTTGTAATTTTGGATCCATCAAGTAGTAAAGGCCAAATAAATCTGCACGACCTTCTTCAATGGTAGACTTGTATCGCTTAAGCGTTTCCTTAGGCGTTCCTACTCCTTTATTAATCTGTCCAGAAGCGTGACCTACTACTTCGTGTAAAGCAGTGTGCAATTTGTCTCCTAGTTGGCCATACGTTTCTTCTAATTGAATCTCCTCCTCGTCGTGAGCAAATTCTTTTAAGCGTCCAGAACCTCCAGCGTTGTTGTAAGCATTAATAATATTACCTAAGGATACAGATTTACTTCCGTGTGTCTGGCGTATCCAGTTATTGTTAGGTAAGTTCACTCCTATAGGTGTAGACGGTGATGCATCACCAGCCTCTCCAGCTACGATTACCGTTTTGTAGGAAACTCCTTTTACGCTATCTTTTTTATGCTCCTCCATTAAAGGTGAATTGTCTTCAAACCACTGCGCATCTGTAGAAAGTGCTGCCATCTTTTTGGACATATCAAAATCTTTAATCTGCACGATGGTTTCATAAGATCCTTTATACCCTTTTGGATCATTATAAACCTCTATAAATCCATTAATCCAGTCAATATTACCTTCTGTAGATGTCGCCCATGCGATACAATACTCATCCCAAGTTTCTAAACTACCAGTTTTGTAATACTCAATAAGCAATCCTAAAGCTTCTTCTTGTTTAGCGTTTTCTGCAACGCCTTTTGCTTTTTCTAGCCATCCGATAATATTATCGATAGCTGCTCCATATAAACCTCCACTTTTATAGACTTGCTCTACTAGTTTTCCATTCTCTTTAACTAAGCGAGTATTAAGTCCTTTTTCAATAGGAGTATCTGCATCTACTTTTACAGCCTCATAATATTTTTCAACCTCGGCAGTAGTTACGTCTGGTCCGTAAAAATTAATAGCACTTTCTAAAACGATATCTGCATCTTTGGAAAGATTTACTTTTTTATTGTCTTTATCGTTAAAAATTACATCAAAAGCCTCTCCCTCTAGCGTTGCTCCACTGTCTGTAACAAGCTTCTGAAGGTAGTCTGCAGAAAATCCTGGCTTTAACTTGGCATTACTGTAATGATGGTGTATTCCGTTTGAGAACCAAACACGTTTCAAATAGGTTACAAAAGCATCCCAATCTTCTCCATTTTTTTCAACTGCTTCAGATGTATAGATTGTTTCTAAAGCAGTACGAATTGCTAAATTATGACGATAGTTTTGTGCCCACATAATATCACGACCAGCTAGACCAGCTTGTGTCATATAGTATACTAATTTTTGCTCTTTTAAAGTAAGCTCCTCAAAACCTGGTATTTGATAACGTAAGATCTTGACGTCTGCAAATTGATCTACGTTGTAGTCAAAAGAGTTTTCTGTTTCCGCTTTCGCGAAAGCGGTCTCTTCTTTTTTTTCTTCTACACAACCCACTGCAAGCATTGAAGCAATCGCAAGGGCGTACATTCCATTATATTTCATTTTAAATTTGTTAGAATTTCCCGTAAATATACAAAATGCAACATCCATAAATTTGATTATCTTTAACACCTAACCAATCCCAAACCAATGAAATTTCTAAAACTCCTCCTCTTTCTTGTACTTATAGTATTAATTGCAGGCACACTTTACTTTGCAACACAAGATGGATCTTATCAAATCGAATCTACCCGAGAGATCAATGCTCCAAAAGAAGTTGTGTATGATATCGTAAACGAGTACAAAACTTGGGAAGAATGGGGTCCTTGGAAAAAAGAAGATCCTACAATGGTTTTTAACTATGCAGAAAAAACATCTGGTGAAGGTGCTTCATATACATGGCAAGGTGAAATGGATGGCGGTATGAATACGACGCAGGCAATACCACATTCACACATAGAGCAACGGATGACCTTAGACACTCCAGGTGGAGAACGTAATCCTGAGGTATATTGGGATTTTAAAAGTACTGAGAATCCAGTAACTAAAGTTACATGGGGAATCACTGGAGATCATACACTTATGGATAAAGTGTATTATGCTTTTTCTGGAATGGACTTCAATGGAGATATGAAAAAAATGTTTGAAAAAGGCCTAGATGGGTTAGAGGAAGCAGCTCGTAAAGAAATTAATAAATACAGTATCAATATAGATGGTATTACTCAATATAGTGGGGGATTTTATCTTTCTAGAACAACTTCTGCAAAAGCACAAGCGGTAGCACAAATTATGTCTCAAAATTATGGAGGCATCAAAGAATTTATGAAAGAAAATAACATCGTTGCTTCTGGGATGCCTTTTACAATCTACAATGAAACGTTTGAGAATGGTGACGTGATCATGACAAATGCGGTACCCGTGCGTGAAAAAATTGTAGTTGCGGGTGCAAACAATGTCTTGAGTGGTTATACACCTACAGTGACAGCTGTAAAAGCTACCATGAAAGGAAACTACACAAACCTAGGAGAGGCGTGGACTAAAGTGATGCAACAAATAAAAGATAAGGGCTATACACTAGCAGATGAGAAGCCTTTTGAAGTATATGTAACAGATCCTCAAAACAATCCAAATCCAGCAGACTGGATTACTGAAATCTACGTTCCTATTAAAGATCTAGAGTAAATCATTTTGAAAGCATTACTAGCAGTATTCATAGGCGGTGGGACCGGAAGTATAGCACGATATGTGCTGGGCAAATTTCTTAATAATGGTGCTACTGGGATTCCATACGGTACCTATGCAGCAAATATTCTAGGAAGTTTGCTCATAGGTATCATTTTAGGATGGGCACTTAAGAATAATACGATTAATAGTCAATTTACGCTTTTAATTGCTACAGGCTTCTGTGGGGGGTTTACTACATTCTCCACCTTTGCTTATGAAAATCACCTACTGCTCAAGTCTGGAGATTTCATGACGTTTGCCATCTACACTATCGCAAGTTTTGCAGTGGGAATTCTAGCTGTTTTTGGAGGTATGGAGATCGGAAAGGCTTTTTAATATCTAGAATAATAAAGCTTACCAACTATTTTTATAAGACTAGCAAGGTTATGCTTCTTTGAAGATATAGATATCATAAAGGGTTTAAAGTTTAATACGCTTTTTCATATTCTCCACTATATTAAATGCTGCTGGGCACATTTTTACATTCTCCATCGTAAGTTTTGATATTTGTTGGAATTTTTTTCTATCAGTATGTGGAAATTCTCTACATGCCTTAGGTCTTACCTCATAAATAGAACAATAATTATCTGCCCCTAAAAATACACATGGTGTTTCTTTCAATACATAGTCATTATCTTCATCTACACGTAAATAGGCACTTATAAAGTCAAAAGATTTCATTCTAAAATGTTTTGCGATACGATCTATGTCTTTATCTGTAAATAATGGACCTGTTGTTTTACAACAATTTG from Dokdonia sp. Hel_I_53 carries:
- a CDS encoding pyridoxal-phosphate dependent enzyme, which codes for MQYAENILGTIGNTPMVKMNALVKDVPALVLAKYETFNPGNSVKDRMALQMIEDAEADGRLQPGGTIIEGTSGNTGMGLALAAIIKGYKMVCVISDKQSKEKMDILRAVGSEVIVCPTDVDPDDPRSYYSTSARLAKETPNSWYVNQYDNPSNAKAHYQSTGPEIWEQTDGKVTHFVVGVGTGGTISGVGKYLKEQNPNVKIWGVDTYGSVFKKYHETGVFDDNEIYSYITEGIGEDILPKNVDFSIIDGFTKVTDKDAAVYTRRLAKEEGMFLGNSAGSAIKGLLQLNAEGKFGPDDVVVVLFHDHGSRYVGKMFNDDWMKEQGFLEKEIHKAIDLIQEHIDKPLITVKTEELVSHAIRRMRKFKISQIPVEDAKGFVGSVDEADLLKAFAENKDIEKSPIKEVMGKPYPVVKKDTPIAEVTKLISNDTDAVLIDLGDGKHHIITKYDMIGAI
- the crcB gene encoding fluoride efflux transporter CrcB, which translates into the protein MKALLAVFIGGGTGSIARYVLGKFLNNGATGIPYGTYAANILGSLLIGIILGWALKNNTINSQFTLLIATGFCGGFTTFSTFAYENHLLLKSGDFMTFAIYTIASFAVGILAVFGGMEIGKAF
- a CDS encoding dipeptidyl-peptidase 3 family protein, which codes for MKYNGMYALAIASMLAVGCVEEKKEETAFAKAETENSFDYNVDQFADVKILRYQIPGFEELTLKEQKLVYYMTQAGLAGRDIMWAQNYRHNLAIRTALETIYTSEAVEKNGEDWDAFVTYLKRVWFSNGIHHHYSNAKLKPGFSADYLQKLVTDSGATLEGEAFDVIFNDKDNKKVNLSKDADIVLESAINFYGPDVTTAEVEKYYEAVKVDADTPIEKGLNTRLVKENGKLVEQVYKSGGLYGAAIDNIIGWLEKAKGVAENAKQEEALGLLIEYYKTGSLETWDEYCIAWATSTEGNIDWINGFIEVYNDPKGYKGSYETIVQIKDFDMSKKMAALSTDAQWFEDNSPLMEEHKKDSVKGVSYKTVIVAGEAGDASPSTPIGVNLPNNNWIRQTHGSKSVSLGNIINAYNNAGGSGRLKEFAHDEEEIQLEETYGQLGDKLHTALHEVVGHASGQINKGVGTPKETLKRYKSTIEEGRADLFGLYYLMDPKLQEIGLVEDWEKTGKAAYDGYIRNGLVTQLIRLELGDDVEEAHMVNRQWVSAWAFERGQEENVIEKVTRDGKTYYNITDYKKLREIFGELLRETQRITSEGDYEAAKALVEDYGVKVDQTMHAEVLERNKQFKSAAYSGFVNPMIVPAMEGGEITGFTVEQPQSFEEQMLSYAKTYGTLK
- a CDS encoding YkgJ family cysteine cluster protein, whose product is MEDILKALPQLAKDKQNENKKFFAKLRAKPPKNLDYVMQELHEEEFERTDCLECANCCKTTGPLFTDKDIDRIAKHFRMKSFDFISAYLRVDEDNDYVLKETPCVFLGADNYCSIYEVRPKACREFPHTDRKKFQQISKLTMENVKMCPAAFNIVENMKKRIKL
- a CDS encoding T9SS type A sorting domain-containing protein; the encoded protein is MKKSLLIAIACLLQTIVFGQDLSFTTTINPPNSVGDCNGTVYVQATGGVSPYSFSIDGASYQASGQFDSLCPGYYDVYVRDSENNLATGSITIDSLDPLDVIITSIPSGTEASGIINLDVFGGISPYIYSISPYLNHFFENSIFYDLSAGVYEVLIQDNAGSSILIYVTIGSLDIDNTLTQDGDRFTTNIEADAYQWYNVDTQEAIDGETSREFKSNELGSFRVEMTFNNDNFTTTTNNSVTVSSPTYSVTFILSIGEITANPLKIYPNPADEYLNVPDLFRNKKFAIYSILGKKVLSGHLTNSRIAIEKLKTGLYFLEVEGSCAIKFMKR
- a CDS encoding lipocalin family protein translates to MKKLTLILSLTILSFTSCSTDDDTTNDQDMFVGTWNLSMGLLNGEDRDIINDCNSRSNFTINADGTFIETDYSTSDANTCELDFADPGTWENLGNNIYRLNYDADADGDTYTEDVIVNGNSFSVYYDDPYVYVYTKS
- a CDS encoding SRPBCC family protein gives rise to the protein MKFLKLLLFLVLIVLIAGTLYFATQDGSYQIESTREINAPKEVVYDIVNEYKTWEEWGPWKKEDPTMVFNYAEKTSGEGASYTWQGEMDGGMNTTQAIPHSHIEQRMTLDTPGGERNPEVYWDFKSTENPVTKVTWGITGDHTLMDKVYYAFSGMDFNGDMKKMFEKGLDGLEEAARKEINKYSINIDGITQYSGGFYLSRTTSAKAQAVAQIMSQNYGGIKEFMKENNIVASGMPFTIYNETFENGDVIMTNAVPVREKIVVAGANNVLSGYTPTVTAVKATMKGNYTNLGEAWTKVMQQIKDKGYTLADEKPFEVYVTDPQNNPNPADWITEIYVPIKDLE
- a CDS encoding DUF302 domain-containing protein encodes the protein MKNIIKILIVSFLLISCKSTMVDSGLIVKTSPYDIETTYSKLKDIITNNPNLTLLLDLDHSKNAASVNLNLDPTRVLMFGNPKLGTPLMKANQTIGIDLPQRILIYKSPSSGTMISYNDPMYLKKRHNLSSNDEVFKKISKALDDITNKVITAK
- a CDS encoding alanine dehydrogenase produces the protein MDTHSPFTKEMLLPQEERLEVDKKRGELLIGIPKETHFQERRICLTPDAVGALTANGHRVIIESKAGKGARYTDKDYSEAGAEITNDTEKVFSCPMILKVEPPSLEEIEMINPQTVLISALQIKTQKKSYFEKLASKRITALAFEFIRDEDGTYPAVRTLSEIAGTAAIQIASEIMSSKETGTGMLFGNISGVPPAEVVIIGAGTVGEFAARSAIGLGANVKVFDNSITKLRCIQTNVGRPLYTSTLQPKNLVKALKRCDVVIGCVRGANRAPVIVTDQMVQGMKNGAVVIDVSIDMGGCFETSDVTTHDNPTFKKHRVTHYCVPNIPARFARTASISLSNIFTPYLLDIAEEGGIENKLRFDRGLKNGLYFYHGILTKKSVADWFDLSYRDINLLIF